From one Candidatus Methanoplasma termitum genomic stretch:
- a CDS encoding beta strand repeat-containing protein, giving the protein MMERSRLALLAVSVLLIAAIIPIELNGHGSTSYGAQVGTPIKTPQDLQNISSNLNGTYYLANDIFFGPGDDLNGGYDVDIVAYFDGSTNLTVTLTFHDPGVSVASGSVGVNSQMGSFVGNTATLNTVMTGDYTLMIGGMLNTGGPQEPFALARYTTFPAGVAGNVLNLTFNSNGNFTPIGTASTPFSGKFDGDSHSIYGLDAAVYNPTLAVSGLFAYASSTATISNVGTVLDRNGEGWSFAASQVLAYSGGIVGVSLGSTITNCHNSIFVSMADNGAGMGCAGGIIGTDSTGTASTPSSTITDNWNGGRVVALTANGTNVAGGGIIGCTRFSSISGCNNSGHVFCVSNAAGTGQDMIYTGGIAGYVNPRVSPFTIDNSFNTGFVTGKSTYRDTRVGGIVGFMEMDGVAATASITIYRCYNSGYLDNQFFLVGGNNGSTQVGGIVGEIASTSKNVRPTPLIQQCYNAGDIYANSQFNIYAGGIVGELDYTSCRIMDCYNTGHITSTGTSAANERATGGMVGTATGSTSNLIMSNCYNIGTLTTTGPSSSSGGMIGLNSATVNNGTTFFSCYSLDTASATLYTNVAGVTIHPDPGTPNPAKNATYVQTSARYNTTQMRPYLVNALAPIPGNSIYFTGTWTGATNGAGTVSGWNFNSIWTITDGTGGGPILNDGYPILQAFVQTVSLDTNPDSPTNMNISIDPNSNYYNQIDPQYAQYQVVGGQVTFWVDSALTPATLGQTPQYQWQVSTDGGSSWTNIPGAVDARFTLSPVIGTDSGNMYHAVVTAPGLSGSVTSDPNTLYVLATVSVLGPAALEVDTGFIGEGEVAVDPDKAVYGEIPQTMVLSTMDGSDLPVNVAVIMGGRKLLNSEFTYDNSTGDVDISILVDGDVVIAAFYEVTFSVTDNITMTIDSTISATGNDVIIIDAGTVAVQYGSDVVITVTPGDPGGDYGYRIAWTVNTVPDSEVSNTLTLTNVTEVTDVSADLTWTAGTYMVNIDATLDGMAWNDGSEPIFTLVFASNGLNTFLNGTALLNGTYSIYANGFDTGQTITVSGAAVNRTLDYFTLTYAVSESGVTMTSASTIALNPAADGAKVITLGTGSAAVLDGNNVTIAVTPGTPSGDYSHTTAWTVTPVPNAATTDSITLTISATTSASAALTWTENTYAVTVSATLDGSSWTVPTFTLVSGSSTFANGTALPNGTYSIYANGFDTGQTITVSGAAVNRTLDYFTLTYAVSESGVTMTSASTIALNPAADGAKVITLGTGSAAVLDGNNVTIAVTPGTPSGDYSHTTAWTVTPVPNAATTDSITLTISATTSASAALTWTENTYAVTVSATLDGSSWTVPTFTLVSGSSTFANGTALPNGTYSIYANGFDTGQTITVSGAAVNRTLDYFTLTYAVSESGVTMTSASTIALNPAADGAKVITLGTGSAAVLDGNNVTIAVTPGTPSGDYSHTTAWTVTPVPNAATTDSITLTISATTSASAALTWTENTYAVTVSATLDGSSWTVPTFTLVSGSSTFANGTALPNGTYSIYANGFDTGQTITVSGAAVNRTLDYFTLTYAVSESGVTMTSASTIALNPAADGAKVITLGTGSAAVLDGNNVTIAVTPGTPSGDYSHTTAWTVTPVPNAATTDSITLTISATTSASAALTWTENTYAVTVSATLDGSSWTVPTFTLVSGSSTFANGTALPNGTYSIYANGVDTSVTVTVNGAPVNKTLVYYSVTAVGSLSVIPNVAIENTTPTFTITSTGNLPTGVSIMMNGTVLSLGTDFTYDDTTGDITMITPVNGSIVITGDLRLTFTFPNGGMGSVTVYDSVGVPFPVYDKYGNPKGTDANADGDYVVVPANDNNVRILATPDSGYVFIAWGSNDPAVDGIINSEWTLTVTDDTQISALFMKLSDTYRLEVDATSGGSVDLTYSFNDGMGIRALSGWVGAGGYGIFNIPNGETVDLTAVPDASAGYAFVFWSGLLSTGSSSVSVSSGGTLTADFRQEIVTYQLTIETGPGGTVTYSYEDPVTHEIVTGTVGDGSVGASETINVPDGATVTLTPNPGIGYKFTRWQGDITGNAPSVTISSAGTVMAVFEQTQTGPKFYFITATADSGSTITPSGKVKVQQGENQTFTFKAKEGYKITEVLIDGLYSLTQTEINNGSYTFTNVMSNHTIQVKSVASGPGENDITLTIDIVQGDGYAEYSVNGGNFIRYTEPVTLQVGDDLVVRAFAADGYKFAKWETPNVETSSVLTFNDLGSSLHLKLYFTTSGPGDIGGHNNFDWRIIVPLIIIALLLLLFFLLWVRSGLFLLVTMGGEATKDAAITFRVDNDDGKTKNGIKPSNSRGKLRIPAKKDSTVTITMAAKDGRIAVGLPLMVSMENRREHREIVLK; this is encoded by the coding sequence ATGATGGAGCGAAGCAGGTTAGCGCTGTTGGCTGTATCGGTCCTGTTGATTGCAGCTATAATACCCATTGAATTAAACGGACATGGAAGTACAAGCTACGGAGCGCAGGTCGGTACTCCGATAAAGACGCCACAGGATCTACAGAACATTTCAAGTAATCTAAACGGGACGTACTATCTCGCCAACGACATATTCTTCGGCCCCGGGGACGATCTGAACGGAGGTTACGATGTTGACATAGTTGCTTACTTCGACGGAAGCACCAATCTGACAGTTACGCTCACATTCCACGATCCAGGCGTCTCGGTCGCAAGCGGAAGTGTCGGAGTAAACTCGCAAATGGGCAGTTTCGTTGGCAACACAGCGACACTAAACACTGTCATGACCGGAGATTACACTCTGATGATAGGGGGGATGCTGAACACAGGAGGCCCCCAAGAACCATTCGCACTCGCAAGATATACGACCTTTCCTGCGGGGGTTGCCGGAAATGTGCTGAATCTAACCTTCAACAGTAACGGTAACTTCACACCGATCGGTACGGCTTCTACTCCTTTCTCCGGTAAGTTTGACGGCGACAGCCATTCAATATACGGGCTGGACGCCGCAGTGTATAATCCAACGCTTGCGGTCAGCGGCCTATTTGCATACGCAAGTTCTACTGCGACGATATCGAACGTAGGGACGGTCCTGGACAGGAACGGAGAGGGTTGGTCCTTCGCGGCATCACAGGTGCTGGCGTACTCGGGGGGCATAGTCGGTGTTTCTCTCGGATCAACGATAACCAACTGCCATAACTCCATCTTCGTTTCAATGGCGGACAACGGTGCAGGTATGGGATGTGCCGGAGGAATAATAGGAACAGACAGTACCGGCACAGCCTCGACACCGTCATCCACCATCACAGACAACTGGAACGGCGGCAGGGTCGTTGCCTTGACCGCCAACGGTACAAACGTCGCCGGAGGCGGAATAATAGGGTGTACGCGTTTTTCTTCGATAAGCGGATGCAACAACTCCGGTCATGTCTTCTGCGTATCGAATGCTGCCGGCACAGGTCAGGATATGATCTACACCGGAGGGATCGCAGGTTACGTAAACCCAAGAGTATCACCTTTCACAATAGATAATTCATTCAATACAGGCTTTGTTACAGGCAAGTCAACGTATCGTGATACGCGTGTCGGCGGCATAGTAGGATTCATGGAAATGGATGGTGTGGCGGCGACAGCATCAATAACGATCTACAGATGTTATAATTCAGGATATCTCGATAATCAATTTTTCTTGGTGGGCGGCAACAACGGCTCGACACAAGTAGGCGGCATAGTCGGCGAGATAGCGTCAACGAGTAAGAACGTCAGGCCGACTCCGTTGATCCAACAGTGTTACAATGCCGGAGACATCTATGCGAACTCGCAATTCAATATCTATGCTGGCGGTATTGTCGGAGAATTGGACTATACCTCTTGCAGAATAATGGATTGTTACAATACCGGCCACATAACCTCTACCGGTACCAGTGCAGCGAATGAAAGAGCGACCGGAGGAATGGTAGGTACAGCTACAGGCTCGACATCGAATCTTATAATGTCTAACTGCTACAACATCGGCACGCTGACCACGACCGGGCCGAGTTCGTCGAGCGGCGGGATGATCGGACTTAATAGCGCCACAGTCAATAACGGTACGACATTCTTCAGCTGTTATTCCCTCGATACGGCCTCTGCCACATTGTATACAAACGTTGCCGGTGTCACAATACATCCGGATCCGGGAACACCCAACCCGGCGAAGAATGCCACTTATGTTCAGACTTCCGCTCGGTACAACACTACTCAAATGAGGCCGTACCTGGTTAATGCACTCGCTCCGATTCCCGGCAACTCGATATACTTTACTGGGACATGGACAGGCGCTACGAACGGAGCAGGCACAGTAAGCGGATGGAATTTCAACAGTATATGGACAATAACGGACGGCACGGGCGGCGGTCCCATATTGAATGATGGATACCCTATTCTCCAAGCATTCGTCCAAACGGTTTCTCTCGATACAAATCCCGACAGTCCGACGAATATGAATATCTCCATTGACCCGAACTCGAATTACTATAATCAGATCGATCCGCAGTACGCTCAGTATCAGGTCGTGGGCGGGCAGGTAACATTCTGGGTCGATTCGGCCCTGACTCCGGCAACCTTGGGGCAGACGCCCCAATATCAATGGCAAGTAAGCACAGACGGCGGGTCATCATGGACTAACATTCCGGGCGCCGTAGATGCAAGATTCACTCTGTCGCCGGTGATCGGCACAGACAGCGGCAATATGTATCATGCGGTAGTGACAGCACCGGGACTCAGCGGATCTGTGACGTCAGATCCCAACACGCTTTATGTGCTTGCGACCGTATCTGTATTGGGGCCGGCGGCTCTGGAAGTCGACACTGGATTTATCGGAGAGGGCGAAGTCGCGGTCGATCCCGATAAGGCGGTCTATGGCGAGATCCCTCAGACTATGGTCCTTTCAACAATGGATGGTTCGGATCTGCCCGTTAACGTTGCGGTTATCATGGGAGGCAGAAAGCTTCTGAACAGTGAGTTCACGTATGATAATTCAACCGGAGACGTCGATATTTCCATTCTCGTTGATGGTGACGTTGTCATAGCAGCATTCTATGAGGTGACATTCTCGGTCACCGATAACATTACGATGACCATTGATTCAACCATCAGTGCGACAGGGAATGATGTGATAATCATCGATGCCGGCACAGTTGCGGTGCAATATGGAAGCGATGTCGTCATAACAGTGACGCCCGGCGACCCCGGCGGGGACTATGGATACCGCATCGCATGGACGGTCAACACCGTCCCGGACAGCGAGGTTAGTAATACACTGACCCTCACCAATGTGACCGAAGTAACAGACGTGTCAGCCGATCTGACGTGGACAGCTGGCACATATATGGTCAACATAGATGCGACCCTCGATGGAATGGCATGGAACGACGGATCGGAACCGATATTCACGCTGGTCTTCGCTTCGAACGGTTTGAATACATTTCTCAACGGCACCGCACTGCTCAACGGCACTTACAGCATATACGCGAACGGCTTCGACACCGGACAGACAATAACGGTCAGCGGCGCGGCGGTCAACAGAACGCTGGATTACTTCACCCTCACTTACGCCGTATCCGAATCCGGGGTCACGATGACCTCCGCATCCACCATAGCCCTTAACCCGGCGGCGGACGGAGCGAAGGTCATAACCCTGGGGACCGGATCGGCGGCGGTGCTCGACGGCAATAACGTTACAATAGCCGTGACGCCCGGCACACCCAGCGGCGACTACAGCCACACCACGGCGTGGACCGTGACGCCCGTCCCGAACGCCGCGACAACGGATTCCATAACGCTCACTATATCCGCGACGACCTCCGCGTCGGCCGCTCTAACCTGGACCGAGAACACCTACGCCGTCACCGTATCCGCGACCCTCGACGGATCGTCATGGACGGTACCGACGTTCACCCTGGTCTCGGGTTCCAGCACCTTCGCCAACGGCACCGCACTTCCCAACGGCACTTACAGCATATACGCGAACGGCTTCGACACCGGACAGACAATAACGGTCAGCGGCGCGGCGGTCAACAGAACGCTGGATTACTTCACCCTCACTTACGCCGTATCCGAATCCGGGGTCACGATGACCTCCGCATCCACCATAGCCCTTAACCCGGCGGCGGACGGAGCGAAGGTCATAACCCTGGGAACGGGATCGGCGGCGGTGCTCGACGGCAATAACGTTACAATAGCCGTGACGCCCGGCACACCCAGCGGCGACTACAGCCACACCACGGCGTGGACCGTGACGCCCGTCCCGAACGCCGCGACAACGGATTCCATAACGCTCACTATATCCGCGACGACCTCCGCGTCGGCCGCTCTCACCTGGACCGAGAACACCTACGCCGTCACCGTATCCGCGACGTTGGACGGATCGTCATGGACGGTACCGACGTTCACCCTGGTCTCGGGTTCCAGCACCTTCGCCAACGGCACCGCACTTCCCAACGGCACTTACAGCATATACGCGAACGGCTTCGACACCGGACAGACAATAACGGTCAGCGGCGCGGCGGTCAACAGAACGCTGGATTACTTCACCCTCACTTACGCCGTATCCGAATCCGGGGTCACGATGACCTCCGCATCCACCATAGCCCTTAACCCGGCGGCGGACGGAGCGAAGGTCATAACCCTGGGGACCGGATCGGCGGCGGTGCTCGACGGAAATAACGTTACAATAGCCGTGACGCCCGGCACACCCAGCGGCGACTACAGCCACACCACGGCGTGGACCGTGACGCCCGTCCCGAACGCCGCGACAACGGATTCCATAACGCTCACTATATCCGCGACGACCTCCGCGTCGGCCGCTCTCACCTGGACCGAGAACACCTACGCCGTCACCGTATCCGCGACGTTGGACGGATCGTCATGGACGGTACCGACGTTCACCCTGGTCTCGGGTTCCAGCACCTTCGCCAACGGCACCGCACTTCCCAACGGCACTTACAGCATATACGCGAACGGCTTCGACACCGGACAGACAATAACGGTCAGCGGCGCGGCGGTCAACAGAACGCTGGATTACTTCACCCTCACTTACGCCGTATCCGAATCCGGGGTCACGATGACCTCCGCATCCACCATAGCCCTTAACCCGGCGGCGGACGGAGCGAAGGTCATAACCCTGGGAACGGGATCGGCGGCGGTGCTCGACGGCAATAACGTTACAATAGCCGTGACGCCCGGCACACCCAGCGGCGACTACAGCCACACCACGGCGTGGACCGTGACGCCCGTCCCGAACGCCGCGACAACGGATTCCATAACGCTCACTATATCCGCGACGACCTCCGCGTCGGCCGCTCTAACCTGGACCGAGAACACCTACGCCGTCACCGTATCCGCGACGTTGGACGGATCGTCATGGACGGTACCGACGTTCACCCTGGTCTCGGGTTCCAGCACCTTCGCCAACGGCACCGCACTTCCCAACGGCACTTACAGCATATACGCAAATGGTGTCGACACAAGTGTTACAGTTACTGTAAACGGAGCACCTGTCAACAAGACACTCGTCTATTATTCTGTGACAGCAGTTGGTTCTCTTAGTGTGATTCCCAATGTTGCAATTGAGAACACCACTCCCACATTCACCATTACTTCAACAGGCAACCTGCCGACGGGCGTAAGTATAATGATGAATGGCACTGTTCTTTCATTGGGAACCGACTTTACATATGACGACACAACAGGAGACATCACAATGATAACTCCTGTCAATGGCAGCATAGTGATAACAGGCGATCTCAGACTGACCTTCACATTCCCGAATGGTGGAATGGGAAGTGTTACAGTCTATGATTCCGTAGGCGTTCCATTCCCAGTCTATGATAAGTACGGCAACCCGAAGGGAACAGATGCCAATGCAGACGGCGACTACGTCGTTGTTCCGGCAAATGACAATAATGTAAGAATACTTGCTACTCCCGACTCAGGATATGTATTCATTGCGTGGGGCAGCAACGATCCCGCTGTGGATGGAATTATCAACAGCGAATGGACGCTGACAGTAACGGATGACACACAAATATCCGCGCTGTTCATGAAGCTCAGCGATACGTACAGGCTGGAGGTCGACGCCACCTCCGGAGGAAGTGTGGACCTGACGTACTCATTCAATGACGGAATGGGAATAAGGGCTCTTTCTGGATGGGTGGGTGCAGGCGGATACGGAATCTTCAATATTCCCAACGGCGAAACGGTCGACCTCACAGCCGTACCTGATGCCTCAGCAGGTTATGCATTCGTATTCTGGTCGGGGCTTCTGTCCACAGGGTCTTCATCTGTGTCAGTGAGCTCAGGGGGTACACTCACCGCTGATTTCAGGCAAGAGATCGTAACGTATCAGTTGACTATCGAGACAGGGCCGGGCGGCACTGTCACGTACTCATACGAAGATCCTGTGACACATGAGATAGTGACGGGAACGGTCGGCGACGGATCTGTCGGCGCAAGCGAGACGATAAATGTCCCAGATGGCGCCACGGTCACGTTGACGCCCAACCCCGGCATTGGATATAAGTTCACAAGATGGCAGGGAGATATCACAGGCAACGCACCCTCGGTGACGATTAGCTCCGCCGGTACCGTAATGGCAGTGTTCGAACAGACCCAGACCGGACCGAAGTTCTATTTCATCACCGCTACCGCCGACTCAGGCTCCACAATAACTCCGAGCGGAAAGGTCAAAGTGCAACAGGGCGAAAATCAGACGTTCACCTTCAAGGCGAAGGAAGGCTATAAGATAACCGAAGTGCTGATAGACGGCCTTTACAGTCTCACGCAGACTGAGATAAACAACGGTTCATACACCTTTACCAACGTGATGTCCAACCACACAATACAGGTGAAGAGTGTAGCGTCAGGTCCCGGAGAGAACGACATCACTCTTACGATCGATATCGTTCAGGGTGACGGATATGCAGAATACAGCGTGAACGGCGGAAACTTCATCAGATACACAGAACCGGTGACCTTACAGGTAGGCGACGACCTTGTGGTAAGGGCGTTCGCCGCAGACGGCTATAAGTTTGCCAAATGGGAGACACCGAATGTTGAGACAAGCTCCGTGCTTACCTTCAACGACCTCGGAAGCTCCCTGCACCTGAAGCTGTATTTCACGACCAGCGGTCCCGGCGATATCGGCGGCCACAATAACTTCGACTGGCGGATTATCGTGCCGCTGATCATCATAGCCCTGCTGTTGCTGCTGTTCTTCCTGCTGTGGGTAAGATCAGGGCTGTTCCTGCTGGTAACTATGGGAGGAGAAGCAACGAAGGATGCGGCGATAACCTTCAGAGTGGACAACGATGACGGCAAGACAAAGAACGGCATCAAGCCCTCGAACTCCAGAGGAAAGCTCAGGATACCCGCGAAGAAGGACTCCACGGTCACAATCACCATGGCGGCCAAGGACGGACGCATAGCTGTCGGTCTGCCTCTGATGGTCTCGATGGAGAACAGGAGAGAGCACAGGGAGATCGTCCTTAAGTAA